One Hydrogenophaga crassostreae genomic region harbors:
- a CDS encoding response regulator codes for MSDIYLVDDHALMRDGLRAVLEDAGHRVVGESDQPTAALADLVRLQPAVLLLDIHLGQRLGFELLEQIQQRKLAVRTIMLTMSAQARHVADAMRLGAAGYVLKGSSADEVLRAIDAVQAGKRYLGQEAAQLAVQGLTESSTGEALASLSTREHQVLLMVVRGQTSAVIAEELHLSPKTVESYRSRLMAKLGVADVTGLVRLAIRERLISADER; via the coding sequence GTGAGCGATATTTACCTGGTCGATGACCATGCCCTGATGCGCGACGGTCTTCGCGCCGTGCTGGAAGACGCAGGCCACCGGGTGGTTGGCGAGTCCGATCAGCCCACGGCAGCGCTGGCCGATCTTGTTCGCTTGCAACCGGCTGTCTTGCTGCTCGATATCCACCTCGGTCAGCGCCTGGGTTTTGAGTTGCTGGAGCAGATTCAACAGCGCAAACTGGCAGTGAGAACCATCATGCTGACCATGTCGGCCCAGGCGCGCCATGTTGCCGATGCCATGCGACTGGGCGCGGCCGGCTATGTGCTCAAGGGATCGTCGGCCGATGAGGTGTTGCGCGCCATCGATGCGGTTCAGGCTGGCAAACGCTACCTGGGTCAGGAGGCGGCGCAACTGGCGGTGCAAGGCTTGACCGAATCGAGCACCGGTGAAGCCCTGGCCAGCCTGTCAACAAGGGAGCACCAGGTGTTGCTGATGGTCGTCAGGGGGCAGACCAGCGCGGTCATCGCCGAAGAACTGCACCTCTCACCCAAGACGGTGGAGTCCTACCGCAGCCGGCTCATGGCCAAGCTGGGCGTGGCCGATGTGACCGGTCTGGTGCGCCTGGCCATCCGCGAACGCCTGATCAGCGCAGACGAACGCTAG
- a CDS encoding sensor histidine kinase: MPLATPNAPSPRRPLSLRLLLPLLPALATVLVLLVVLWANDSLVTRDLARRAHFRAEQTASVYADQVERVLTRRMAELELVARVASAAPSPQGEATREAMAYLQAHAPSLAGVALIGSDGQPLIALGDTAGLVWRTERLRPITAPQLMPPEALIRQTGAARASPWLAALTVPLKTGAFEGHLVSLLRSAYFDELREFALGDVAARREMELVLRARDGTVLLGPPAMTVGIGLSADSMDDAETVTVFLDAQGEELAVASRQVQSHDSTFKPGWETQAIQPMTAATRPALRLQESLLLWGLLAIALIGGAGMWLSRRLARPYDELLDAVARRQPMPLDGAPGAYLRAVSQALQQLDSAGGSVSDPLLARVLHDAQRLQTVLDQLPSPVYLLDAQGAVTYWNQQAEAVFGWSAKEALGQTVQKLLPGDVHAHGEASAQGDAPPFEARTRNRRGEELWCEWRLLALSDPTGQGLGQMALVRDISDRMRAEAALAQHQIELSELTQRLLQQEQQTSRRMAQTLHDQLGQTLSAIRLTFDALRPLWRSAEERQQTRAQSLDKMIGQANAEVRQALVELRPPLLEDEGLAMALENDINLRQPEAEPVALQLEVAGGAATQRWPANVEYAAFMVAREAVGNALLHADASLVQIRLSGGAGGLQLNVADNGIGLPADLAFGRPGHLGLVGMRERALAIGARLEFQPVAGGGLNISLRWAPSAIRASTPTGTLAP; the protein is encoded by the coding sequence ATGCCACTCGCCACGCCCAACGCGCCATCGCCACGCCGCCCGCTGTCCCTGCGCTTGCTGCTGCCCTTGCTCCCGGCGCTGGCCACGGTACTGGTTCTGCTGGTGGTGCTCTGGGCCAACGACAGCCTTGTGACTCGGGACCTGGCCAGGCGGGCCCACTTTCGTGCCGAGCAAACGGCCAGCGTGTACGCCGATCAGGTGGAGCGTGTGCTGACCAGGCGGATGGCCGAGCTGGAACTGGTGGCGCGGGTGGCATCGGCCGCGCCATCGCCACAGGGTGAAGCAACCCGGGAAGCCATGGCGTACCTTCAGGCGCATGCGCCATCCCTCGCTGGCGTTGCCCTGATTGGTTCCGATGGTCAACCTTTGATTGCACTGGGCGATACCGCGGGCCTGGTTTGGCGAACCGAGCGCCTTCGCCCGATAACAGCGCCGCAGTTGATGCCCCCGGAGGCGTTGATTCGGCAAACCGGTGCAGCGCGGGCCTCGCCCTGGCTGGCGGCACTGACCGTCCCTTTGAAGACCGGTGCGTTCGAAGGCCATCTGGTGAGCTTGCTGCGCAGCGCCTATTTCGACGAACTGCGCGAATTCGCTTTGGGCGATGTGGCGGCGCGACGCGAAATGGAACTGGTGCTGCGCGCGCGGGACGGAACGGTCTTGCTCGGCCCGCCGGCCATGACCGTCGGCATTGGCCTGTCAGCCGACAGCATGGACGATGCCGAAACGGTGACCGTCTTCCTCGACGCGCAAGGGGAAGAACTTGCCGTGGCCAGCAGGCAGGTTCAGTCGCACGATTCCACGTTCAAACCAGGCTGGGAAACCCAGGCGATTCAGCCCATGACTGCGGCCACCCGGCCAGCGTTGCGGCTGCAAGAGAGTCTGCTGCTTTGGGGCTTGCTGGCGATCGCCCTCATTGGGGGCGCAGGCATGTGGCTTTCACGCCGCCTGGCCCGCCCCTATGACGAATTGCTCGATGCCGTGGCCCGACGACAGCCCATGCCGCTGGATGGAGCCCCGGGGGCCTATTTGCGCGCTGTGAGCCAGGCGCTGCAACAACTCGACAGCGCCGGTGGTTCGGTAAGCGATCCCTTGCTGGCGCGGGTACTGCATGACGCCCAGCGGCTGCAGACGGTGCTGGATCAATTGCCTTCGCCGGTCTACCTGCTCGACGCCCAGGGCGCGGTAACTTACTGGAACCAACAGGCCGAAGCGGTGTTTGGCTGGTCGGCAAAGGAAGCGCTGGGGCAGACGGTTCAAAAGCTGTTGCCAGGCGACGTGCACGCCCATGGCGAAGCCTCGGCACAAGGCGACGCGCCACCGTTTGAAGCCCGAACCCGCAACCGCCGGGGCGAGGAGCTCTGGTGTGAGTGGCGTTTGCTCGCGCTGAGCGACCCGACGGGGCAGGGCCTGGGGCAGATGGCACTGGTTCGAGACATCAGCGACCGCATGCGGGCCGAAGCGGCATTGGCTCAGCACCAGATCGAACTCTCCGAACTGACCCAGCGCCTGTTGCAGCAAGAGCAGCAAACCAGCCGGCGAATGGCCCAGACGCTGCACGACCAGCTGGGCCAGACGCTCAGCGCCATTCGCCTCACCTTCGATGCGCTGAGACCGCTGTGGCGCAGTGCAGAAGAGCGCCAGCAAACCCGGGCCCAGAGCCTCGACAAGATGATCGGCCAGGCCAACGCCGAAGTGCGCCAGGCGCTGGTAGAGCTGCGCCCGCCCTTGCTGGAGGATGAAGGTCTGGCCATGGCGCTGGAAAACGACATCAACCTGCGCCAGCCCGAGGCCGAGCCGGTGGCCCTGCAGCTGGAAGTGGCCGGTGGGGCCGCCACGCAACGCTGGCCCGCCAATGTGGAATACGCTGCGTTCATGGTGGCCAGAGAGGCGGTGGGCAACGCCCTGCTGCACGCTGATGCCTCCCTTGTGCAGATTCGCCTGAGTGGTGGAGCCGGCGGGCTGCAACTGAACGTGGCCGACAATGGCATCGGACTGCCGGCGGATCTGGCATTTGGCCGCCCTGGACACCTGGGGCTGGTGGGCATGCGAGAGCGTGCGCTGGCCATCGGTGCGCGCCTGGAGTTCCAGCCTGTGGCTGGTGGCGGCCTCAACATTTCCCTGCGGTGGGCACCTTCTGCCATCCGCGCTTCAACCCCAACCGGGACCCTTGCACCGTGA
- a CDS encoding sensor histidine kinase has product MSTAGPDIVLLNSNWRSAVVLLFTVAALTMLWGLNQRSQDELRTQVLARAAHSSVQLADAMAGQVGAELALMDHALLDLRETLPDGQSDDHGLHKNTLDFLPDGLVSYLSLVSADGLVTYNSRGVGVGLDIGDRTHFLALQSGPDHLVIGAPVRANFDGEWLIPLGRPLYRNGQFAGAIYLLVSSERMGQRMGRLALDKEDVLVLANANGKLLARSVDYGAAMGKSVPPDRPFMQEGAAASGSYWQNSAVDQLPRVFGWHRLPGSGALIVVGLSESSVLAPVVDASNRSRWLTGTLSAVLLLGGLAVTWLLWRDGRSARAMHESEQLLKGAQGMAKLGHWSLDMRTGVNVWSEELHRIFGNAPDAHGLSVEAFLERVHPDDRQRLVAAMGEAAQAFGAMDIVHRIVMGDGRVKHVRAQCVFEGENGVAVRNRGAVQDITEVRVAQLALKEMNEKLEVRVEERTRELAALNNELEAFSYSVSHDLRTPLRSIHGFASLLEEESDKLSPDGRAHLRRIQDAARRMGLLISDLLTMAHQSRAVVNLQWVSLSELAQAVAQDVEREDPQRKVVWSIEPALWAWADPVLMRVVLQNLLGNAWKYSGQAAQAEISFEKVGQAHGMTEFCVRDNGAGFDMAFVDQLFQPFKRLHAHHEFEGTGVGLASVHRLVQRHGGTVRAEGKVGQGAAIYFTLPDAPDALAEQDVSQQG; this is encoded by the coding sequence GTGTCTACCGCTGGACCCGACATCGTGCTTCTCAACTCGAATTGGCGCTCGGCTGTGGTGCTGCTGTTCACGGTGGCGGCTCTGACCATGCTGTGGGGCCTGAATCAACGCTCGCAAGACGAATTGCGCACTCAGGTGCTCGCGCGTGCAGCGCATAGCAGCGTGCAGCTGGCGGATGCCATGGCGGGGCAGGTGGGCGCAGAGTTGGCACTGATGGACCATGCCCTGCTGGATCTCAGAGAGACCTTGCCTGATGGCCAATCGGACGATCATGGCTTGCATAAAAACACCCTGGATTTTTTGCCGGATGGTCTGGTGTCGTACCTGAGCCTGGTCAGTGCAGATGGGCTGGTGACGTACAACAGCCGGGGTGTGGGTGTGGGCCTGGACATCGGGGATCGGACACATTTCCTGGCCCTGCAATCGGGACCAGACCACCTGGTGATCGGTGCTCCGGTCCGGGCGAATTTTGATGGGGAGTGGCTGATTCCGTTGGGACGGCCGCTGTACCGCAATGGACAGTTTGCAGGGGCTATTTACCTGCTGGTGTCTTCGGAGCGCATGGGGCAGCGGATGGGACGTCTGGCGTTGGACAAGGAGGATGTTCTGGTTCTGGCCAACGCCAATGGGAAGCTCTTGGCGCGCAGCGTTGACTACGGCGCTGCGATGGGGAAATCCGTGCCCCCAGACCGGCCCTTCATGCAAGAGGGGGCAGCGGCCTCGGGGTCTTACTGGCAAAACAGCGCGGTCGATCAATTGCCCCGCGTGTTCGGCTGGCACCGTTTGCCAGGCAGCGGGGCGCTGATCGTGGTGGGGTTGTCGGAGTCGTCGGTGCTGGCGCCAGTGGTGGATGCCTCGAACCGATCGCGGTGGCTCACCGGCACCTTGTCGGCTGTGCTGCTGTTGGGTGGTCTGGCGGTGACCTGGCTGCTCTGGCGCGACGGGCGCAGTGCCCGGGCCATGCACGAAAGCGAGCAACTGCTCAAGGGCGCGCAGGGCATGGCCAAGCTGGGGCATTGGTCGCTGGACATGCGCACGGGTGTAAACGTGTGGTCTGAGGAGCTGCACCGCATTTTTGGCAACGCTCCAGATGCCCATGGCCTGAGCGTCGAGGCTTTCCTGGAAAGGGTGCATCCTGACGACCGGCAGCGTTTGGTGGCCGCGATGGGGGAGGCCGCGCAGGCTTTTGGGGCCATGGATATCGTGCACCGGATTGTCATGGGCGATGGCCGCGTGAAACATGTGCGCGCTCAGTGTGTTTTCGAAGGTGAAAACGGGGTGGCTGTGCGCAACCGGGGCGCGGTGCAAGACATCACCGAGGTTCGGGTGGCCCAACTGGCGTTGAAAGAAATGAACGAAAAGCTGGAGGTGCGCGTGGAAGAACGCACCCGGGAGCTGGCCGCGCTCAACAATGAGCTGGAGGCCTTCTCCTACAGCGTTTCCCACGATCTGCGCACGCCGCTGCGCAGTATCCACGGTTTCGCCAGCTTGCTGGAAGAGGAGAGCGACAAACTGTCGCCTGACGGGCGCGCCCATTTGCGCCGTATTCAGGATGCTGCGCGCCGCATGGGCCTGTTGATTTCCGATTTGTTGACCATGGCGCACCAGAGCCGGGCGGTGGTGAATCTGCAGTGGGTGAGCCTGAGCGAACTGGCGCAGGCGGTGGCGCAAGACGTTGAGCGAGAGGATCCGCAACGCAAGGTGGTGTGGAGCATCGAACCGGCTCTGTGGGCATGGGCCGACCCGGTGTTGATGCGCGTGGTGTTGCAGAACCTGCTGGGCAACGCCTGGAAGTACTCAGGTCAGGCGGCGCAGGCCGAAATTTCTTTCGAGAAGGTGGGACAGGCGCACGGCATGACAGAGTTTTGCGTGCGCGATAACGGCGCGGGCTTTGACATGGCCTTTGTGGATCAGCTGTTTCAGCCGTTCAAGCGGCTGCATGCGCACCACGAGTTCGAGGGCACGGGCGTGGGGCTGGCAAGTGTGCACCGGCTGGTGCAGCGCCACGGCGGCACGGTGCGTGCCGAGGGCAAGGTTGGCCAGGGTGCCGCGATCTATTTCACTTTGCCCGATGCGCCCGATGCGCTTGCGGAGCAGGATGTCTCACAACAGGGGTGA
- a CDS encoding patatin-like phospholipase family protein: MSASPKPTRTTSASKPTKRHIDLALQGGGSHGAFTWGVLDRLLEEEWLEIAGISGTSAGAMNAVALAAGLMEGGREGARACLRRFWQSVAESSPFHHLESNPVGALLGPGNPWMQALMAPFQQYAQFVGSQLSPYQLNPLNLNPLRKILEDTVDFERVRHCDRTHLFIAATHVATGELRIFRQDQLTADMVLASACLPLMFQAVEVNGEAYWDGGYAGNPALMPLISETDADDLLLVQINPSHRGDLPTSAADILDRASEVTFNASLLKELRTIGLLKEVLREANRPDSAYSRPLFKRVDDLRLHRLDADDELSQFNASSKTQTGWAFLEQLHDLGRKAANNWLKENSKHLGKRSTYALPDALTR, translated from the coding sequence ATGTCCGCCAGCCCCAAACCTACCCGCACCACATCCGCATCCAAGCCCACCAAACGGCACATCGACCTCGCCCTGCAAGGCGGTGGCTCGCACGGCGCCTTCACCTGGGGCGTGCTGGACCGTTTGCTGGAAGAAGAGTGGCTGGAGATTGCGGGTATCAGCGGCACCAGCGCGGGCGCCATGAACGCCGTGGCGCTGGCCGCTGGCCTCATGGAAGGTGGGCGCGAAGGCGCTCGGGCCTGTTTGCGCCGCTTCTGGCAAAGCGTGGCCGAGAGCTCGCCTTTTCACCACCTGGAATCCAACCCGGTGGGTGCGCTGCTGGGTCCCGGCAACCCATGGATGCAAGCCCTCATGGCGCCGTTCCAGCAATACGCGCAGTTTGTGGGCAGCCAGCTTTCACCCTACCAGCTCAATCCGCTCAACCTCAACCCGCTGCGGAAGATTCTGGAAGACACGGTGGATTTCGAACGTGTGCGCCATTGCGACCGCACCCACCTGTTCATTGCTGCCACCCATGTCGCCACCGGCGAACTGCGCATTTTTCGGCAAGACCAGCTCACCGCCGACATGGTGCTCGCCTCGGCTTGTCTGCCCCTGATGTTCCAGGCCGTGGAGGTGAATGGCGAAGCCTATTGGGACGGCGGCTACGCCGGCAACCCGGCGCTCATGCCGCTGATCAGCGAAACCGACGCCGATGACTTGCTTCTGGTGCAGATCAACCCGAGCCACCGCGGCGACCTGCCCACCAGCGCGGCCGACATTCTCGATCGCGCCAGCGAGGTCACCTTCAACGCCAGCTTGCTCAAAGAGCTGCGTACCATTGGTCTGCTCAAAGAAGTGCTGCGCGAGGCCAACCGGCCCGACAGCGCATACAGCCGCCCGTTGTTCAAGCGGGTGGACGACCTGCGCCTGCACCGGCTCGACGCCGATGACGAGCTTTCCCAGTTCAACGCTTCGAGCAAAACCCAGACCGGCTGGGCCTTTCTCGAACAACTGCATGACCTGGGCCGCAAAGCCGCCAACAACTGGCTCAAAGAAAACAGCAAACACCTCGGCAAGCGGTCCACCTACGCACTGCCCGACGCGCTCACGCGCTGA
- a CDS encoding pyridoxamine 5'-phosphate oxidase family protein: protein MSKPTAPSNRTRIRRIAENAHYDPTTLHAILDAAYVCHVAFADDKGTHCIPTACWREGEYLYIHGSNGGRLIKLLAKGTQACVTVTHIDGLVLARSAFSHSMNYRSAMVYGIFEKVADKAGSLNTFMRHLAPGREHQARPGNPKEMAATTVMRIALNEAACKVRTGGPRDDDDDMQHPVWAGVLPLVQLRRAPVVDPACTHPAPDYVRTWQN from the coding sequence ATGAGCAAACCCACAGCCCCCAGCAACCGCACCCGCATCCGCCGCATTGCCGAGAACGCCCACTACGATCCCACCACCCTGCATGCCATCCTCGATGCGGCCTATGTGTGCCACGTGGCCTTTGCCGACGACAAGGGCACCCACTGCATTCCCACCGCCTGCTGGCGCGAGGGCGAATACCTCTACATCCACGGTTCCAACGGCGGACGCCTGATCAAGCTACTGGCCAAGGGCACACAAGCCTGCGTCACCGTGACCCATATCGACGGCCTGGTGCTCGCCCGCTCGGCCTTCAGCCACTCCATGAACTACCGCTCTGCCATGGTCTACGGCATCTTTGAAAAAGTGGCCGACAAAGCGGGCTCCCTCAACACGTTCATGCGCCACCTGGCCCCAGGCCGCGAACACCAGGCACGCCCCGGCAACCCCAAGGAAATGGCGGCCACCACCGTCATGCGCATCGCACTGAATGAAGCCGCGTGCAAAGTGCGCACCGGGGGTCCCCGGGACGACGATGACGACATGCAGCACCCCGTGTGGGCCGGCGTGCTGCCGCTTGTGCAACTACGCAGGGCGCCGGTGGTCGACCCTGCATGCACCCACCCGGCGCCCGACTACGTGCGCACTTGGCAAAACTGA